In Eupeodes corollae chromosome 3, idEupCoro1.1, whole genome shotgun sequence, a single genomic region encodes these proteins:
- the LOC129950160 gene encoding uncharacterized protein LOC129950160, with amino-acid sequence MMKIFFLVFIGLLSISMTFAQEPTCLPRGSECLGASLSCCKPTTCMTYANRCVGNGLIIPDEQPPKPAVEAPKPGNCLTRGSECLGSDLSCCKGTTCMFYANRCVSISQG; translated from the exons atgATGAAAATATTCTTCTTAGTCTTCATTGGTTTGTTGTCAATTTCAATGACATTTGCACAGGAACCCACTTGTCTACCTCGCGGAAGTGAG tgtCTTGGAGCATCTTTAAGTTGCTGTAAGCCAACAACTTGCATGACCTATGCTAACAGATGCGTTGGCAATGGACTAATTATTCCAGATGAACAGCCACCAAAACCTGCAGTTGAAGCACCAAAACCTGGAAATTGTCTGACACGTGGAAGTGAA TGTCTTGGATCCGATTTAAGTTGCTGTAAGGGAACAACCTGCATGTTCTATGCCAACCGATGTGTCTCAATTTCTCAAGGTTAA
- the LOC129950161 gene encoding uncharacterized protein LOC129950161, whose product MMKIFFLAFIGMLSISMTFAQEATCLPRGSECLGASLGCCKPTTCMFYANRCVGDGLIIPDEQPPRPAVEAPKPGNCLARGSECLGSNLECCKGTTCMFYANRCVLTN is encoded by the exons ATGATGAAAATATTCTTCTTGGCCTTCATTGGTATGTTGTCAATTTCCATGACATTTGCACAGGAAGCCACTTGTCTACCACGCGGAAGTGAG tgTCTTGGAGCGTCTTTAGGTTGCTGTAAGCCAACTACTTGCATGTTCTATGCTAACAGATGTGTTGGTGATGGACTAATTATTCCAGACGAACAGCCACCAAGACCTGCAGTTGAAGCACCAAAACCTGGAAATTGTTTAGCACGTGGAAGTGAA TGTCTTGGATCCAATTTGGAATGCTGTAAGGGAACAACTTGCATGTTCTATGCTAACAGATGTGtcttaacaaattaa